A single genomic interval of Stieleria maiorica harbors:
- a CDS encoding WYL domain-containing protein yields MKNVLRRAMFDSETFVVEMVYSDSKGNRTRRIVSPIRFVGDDRFLALCLCREEPRQFYLSRCEAVRLIPAAEVIMPMPMQTVEPAVPAPAASTTGAAAAVPCLV; encoded by the coding sequence ATGAAAAACGTACTACGCCGCGCCATGTTCGATTCGGAAACCTTCGTCGTCGAAATGGTCTATTCGGATTCCAAAGGCAACCGCACCCGCCGGATCGTCAGCCCGATTCGTTTTGTCGGCGACGATCGCTTCCTGGCGTTGTGTCTGTGCCGCGAAGAACCACGTCAGTTCTATCTGTCGCGATGTGAAGCCGTGCGACTGATCCCGGCGGCCGAAGTCATCATGCCGATGCCGATGCAAACCGTCGAACCGGCCGTGCCCGCCCCGGCGGCCAGCACCACCGGCGCCGCCGCCGCAGTGCCCTGCCTGGTCTGA
- a CDS encoding DUF1501 domain-containing protein, with translation MTAPEATNQCRRDFMRSVANQCLGVSFAGAVGSGAMASLGEAQAAGTPAGKAKHIIYLFMEGAMTHLDTFDPKTGVPEAGETKPIQTRVPGISYGDRFPKLAYLAGAIAVVRSLSTETGAHEKGQYLMRTSYKKINSIQHPAMGGWMLAEQGRINHELPGNYVIGGANRHPGAGFLEPSLSPVPVASPSAGIQNIKLPKYLPDELFARRLMLAERFDTKFQTSHRGNTKIEAYNQLYHEARNLMGSDQLKVFDIKQEPQAVRDAYGNNTLGQGCLLARRLVQGGARFVEVSYGGWDMHQDIYSRLNDRAAHLDTALGILLKDLHRTGLLDETLVVLTTEFGRKPSINANGGRDHHPGAFCSLLIGAGIKGGQVYGASDKRGFSVDEDHVSVSDFNKTIAAAAGLPLEKEQFAPNGRPFKIGGNGDPVAALLA, from the coding sequence ATGACTGCACCCGAAGCAACCAACCAGTGTCGCCGCGACTTCATGCGCAGCGTTGCCAACCAATGCCTGGGAGTCTCCTTCGCGGGCGCCGTCGGATCCGGTGCGATGGCTTCGCTCGGTGAAGCCCAAGCGGCCGGAACGCCGGCGGGAAAAGCCAAGCACATCATCTATCTGTTCATGGAAGGTGCGATGACGCACCTGGACACCTTTGATCCCAAGACGGGCGTGCCCGAAGCGGGCGAAACCAAGCCCATCCAAACGCGTGTTCCGGGCATCTCCTACGGAGACCGATTCCCCAAACTCGCCTACCTGGCCGGCGCGATCGCCGTCGTGCGATCGCTTAGCACGGAGACCGGGGCCCACGAAAAAGGCCAGTACTTGATGCGGACGTCGTACAAGAAGATCAACAGCATCCAGCACCCCGCGATGGGAGGCTGGATGTTGGCCGAACAGGGACGAATCAACCACGAACTGCCGGGCAACTACGTGATCGGCGGGGCCAACCGACATCCCGGCGCCGGCTTCCTGGAACCGTCGCTTTCTCCGGTTCCCGTCGCCAGTCCCAGCGCCGGCATCCAGAACATCAAACTGCCCAAGTACCTGCCGGACGAACTGTTCGCCCGGCGGTTGATGTTGGCCGAACGCTTCGACACCAAGTTCCAAACCTCGCACCGCGGCAATACAAAAATCGAAGCCTACAACCAACTCTATCACGAAGCCCGCAACTTGATGGGCAGCGACCAATTGAAGGTGTTTGATATCAAGCAGGAACCCCAGGCCGTTCGCGATGCCTATGGCAACAACACGCTGGGGCAAGGTTGCTTGTTGGCGCGACGTTTGGTTCAAGGCGGCGCCCGCTTCGTCGAAGTTTCCTACGGGGGCTGGGACATGCACCAGGACATCTACAGCCGGCTGAATGACCGGGCCGCACACCTGGACACCGCCTTGGGGATCTTGCTGAAAGATCTGCACCGCACCGGCTTGCTGGATGAAACCCTGGTCGTGTTGACCACCGAATTCGGTCGCAAGCCGTCGATCAACGCCAACGGGGGAAGGGACCACCACCCCGGAGCATTCTGTTCGCTTCTGATCGGCGCCGGCATCAAGGGCGGCCAAGTGTACGGGGCCAGCGACAAACGAGGTTTTTCGGTCGACGAAGATCACGTGTCGGTCAGCGATTTCAACAAAACGATCGCCGCAGCGGCCGGATTGCCGCTGGAAAAGGAGCAATTCGCTCCCAACGGACGGCCCTTCAAGATCGGCGGCAACGGCGATCCGGTTGCGGCGCTGTTGGCGTGA